A stretch of Kaistella flava (ex Peng et al. 2021) DNA encodes these proteins:
- a CDS encoding transposase produces the protein MKNSKFSEVQIIKILSEQNQGKTVNEICRNHGISQPTFYNWKSKYGGLDVQQLSKMKEMEKQLSQYKKIVAEQTLEIVVLKDVIEKKL, from the coding sequence ATGAAAAACAGTAAATTTTCAGAAGTTCAGATTATCAAGATTTTATCTGAACAAAATCAGGGAAAGACGGTGAATGAGATTTGCCGCAATCACGGAATAAGTCAGCCAACCTTTTACAATTGGAAGAGTAAATATGGTGGATTGGATGTTCAGCAACTTTCAAAGATGAAAGAGATGGAAAAGCAACTTTCGCAATATAAAAAGATTGTAGCTGAGCAAACTTTGGAGATTGTCGTTTTAAAAGATGTGATCGAAAAAAAGCTCTAA
- a CDS encoding IS3 family transposase, protein MEYSKEIHNMSLRKACKVFSLRSSVYYYRQVFKSSDDEIRAELILVADSNQTWGFWMMHNRLKNLGFGWNHKRVYRIYKSMRLNLRSKRKKRLPARIKQPLVRPIYPNVTWSMDFMHDSLENGKSVRTLNIIDDFNREILNITIDSSLPSSKVIFQLEQLIEWRGKPEKIRVDNGPEFIAEKMKDYCRKENIELGFIQPGKPTQNSLIERFNRTFRTEFLSVYLFENIRQMRNYAEIWMWMYNNERPHSALQYLTPRDFLLKYGKLNQNNANEFPTFQQNFNNDNNKILTKNSTFECA, encoded by the coding sequence GTGGAATATTCGAAAGAGATCCATAACATGAGTTTGCGCAAGGCTTGTAAAGTGTTCAGTCTAAGAAGTTCAGTTTATTATTATCGTCAGGTATTTAAAAGTTCAGATGATGAGATCCGTGCAGAACTTATTTTAGTTGCGGATTCTAATCAAACGTGGGGGTTTTGGATGATGCACAATCGGTTGAAAAACTTAGGCTTTGGATGGAATCACAAAAGGGTTTACCGGATTTATAAGTCAATGAGATTAAATTTGCGAAGCAAAAGGAAGAAGCGGCTTCCAGCACGGATAAAACAACCACTGGTTCGCCCCATCTATCCGAACGTGACTTGGAGCATGGATTTTATGCACGACAGTTTGGAAAATGGCAAAAGCGTGAGAACCCTTAATATCATTGACGATTTTAACAGAGAGATTTTAAACATCACTATTGATAGCAGTTTGCCCTCGTCAAAAGTAATTTTTCAACTCGAACAATTAATTGAGTGGCGTGGAAAACCAGAAAAAATAAGAGTGGACAACGGACCGGAATTTATTGCAGAAAAAATGAAAGATTATTGCCGCAAAGAGAATATCGAACTGGGCTTCATTCAACCAGGGAAACCTACACAAAACTCATTGATTGAGAGGTTTAACAGAACGTTCCGGACAGAGTTTTTAAGTGTTTACCTCTTTGAGAACATCAGACAAATGAGAAATTATGCAGAAATATGGATGTGGATGTACAATAATGAGAGACCGCATAGTGCGTTACAATACCTTACACCACGGGATTTTTTATTGAAATATGGAAAACTCAATCAAAATAACGCAAATGAGTTTCCCACATTCCAACAAAATTTCAACAACGACAACAATAAAATATTAACAAAAAACTCTACTTTTGAGTGTGCCTAA
- a CDS encoding TlpA family protein disulfide reductase, protein MKATLTVLTILISILSFSQTKVYKSPNGKILSQEEYKKAKISSLENMKKMLGADYELYEKLEVSKKTNSSILYSFEWEFLNEEMHAEKLVLEKLLGTKIDFKNLNFLVHNEKNNVDYKKPTFVNFWFTTCPPCIEELPALNELKNKYQDKINFVSITFDSSEKVEKFLTKYEFNFIHIVGEKDFINSHGFNGYPKTFLLDKNQILKSVTGSLPSKKDENAYNVQMKLMEEALQKLL, encoded by the coding sequence ATGAAAGCAACATTAACAGTACTTACTATTCTTATCTCAATATTAAGTTTTTCCCAAACAAAAGTTTATAAATCTCCTAATGGAAAAATACTCTCGCAAGAAGAATATAAAAAGGCGAAAATTTCTTCTTTAGAAAATATGAAGAAAATGTTAGGTGCGGATTATGAACTTTATGAAAAATTAGAAGTTAGTAAAAAAACTAATAGTAGTATTTTATACTCGTTTGAATGGGAGTTTTTAAATGAAGAAATGCATGCTGAAAAGTTAGTTTTAGAAAAATTACTTGGAACTAAAATCGATTTTAAAAATCTAAATTTCCTGGTACATAACGAAAAAAACAACGTTGATTATAAAAAACCAACATTTGTGAATTTTTGGTTTACGACTTGTCCACCTTGCATTGAAGAACTACCTGCTTTAAATGAATTGAAAAATAAATATCAGGATAAAATTAATTTTGTTTCAATAACTTTTGATTCTTCCGAGAAAGTAGAAAAATTTCTAACGAAATATGAGTTTAATTTTATTCATATTGTTGGAGAAAAAGATTTTATTAATTCACATGGTTTTAATGGTTATCCAAAAACATTTTTATTAGATAAGAATCAAATTTTAAAATCTGTTACAGGTTCTTTACCGTCTAAAAAGGATGAAAATGCTTATAATGTGCAAATGAAATTAATGGAAGAAGCACTTCAGAAATTATTATAG
- a CDS encoding erythromycin esterase family protein, protein MKIKFFLIILFTFPSYAIRAQNGNELTIQQKQYINKFIYPLSTFEPSTENNEDLKVLNKFIGNCDIVGLGESTHGSSEVYKMKYRISQYLIKDLNFNIFSLEANMPESYLMNDYISRNIDSPEDVLRGMYFWLWQTQETLNFVEWLKIHNENTNNKILFDGFDMQYYFGALKQVRDVYNANNYPLDDINSLIKILKDNKRGQKKYAKKIQVIVNELLNKVSQKALTIVDIESRKRFLQNISIIRQKIQVGSSATRDKFMAENVDWIKQNYVPSKVILSAHNNHVSKGNSTSMGYHVNQKYHNDYVNFGFAFYEGNYTASIGKKIGTFPSQTAPTGSLEYNLNSLNIPYFILDLKSIKEDNNELGKWILKKIKFRKTGSGSKDDEFRKTNIADSFDYLIFINKSSHSNLLREY, encoded by the coding sequence ATGAAAATAAAATTCTTTTTAATAATTCTTTTTACATTTCCTTCTTATGCGATTCGAGCACAAAATGGAAATGAACTAACAATTCAGCAAAAACAATACATTAATAAATTTATATATCCACTTTCGACTTTTGAACCTTCTACTGAAAATAATGAAGATTTGAAAGTATTAAATAAATTTATTGGTAATTGTGATATTGTAGGATTAGGTGAATCAACTCACGGTTCGAGTGAAGTTTATAAGATGAAATATCGGATTAGTCAGTATTTAATTAAAGATTTGAATTTTAATATTTTCTCGCTAGAAGCAAATATGCCAGAAAGTTATCTGATGAATGATTACATCAGCAGAAATATAGATTCCCCAGAAGATGTTTTACGCGGAATGTATTTTTGGCTTTGGCAGACACAAGAAACTTTAAATTTCGTTGAATGGTTAAAAATTCACAATGAAAATACAAATAATAAAATATTATTTGATGGATTCGATATGCAATATTATTTCGGAGCATTAAAGCAAGTTAGAGATGTATATAATGCTAATAATTATCCTTTAGATGATATTAACAGTTTGATTAAAATTTTAAAAGATAATAAAAGAGGTCAAAAAAAGTACGCAAAAAAAATTCAAGTTATCGTAAATGAATTGTTAAATAAGGTTTCGCAAAAGGCTTTAACAATTGTAGATATTGAAAGTAGAAAAAGATTTTTACAGAATATTTCAATCATTAGACAAAAAATACAAGTAGGCAGTTCAGCAACGAGAGATAAATTTATGGCTGAAAATGTAGATTGGATCAAACAAAACTATGTTCCAAGTAAGGTGATTTTATCGGCTCATAATAATCACGTGTCTAAAGGAAATTCTACGTCAATGGGCTATCATGTAAATCAGAAATACCACAATGATTATGTGAATTTTGGATTTGCATTTTATGAAGGAAATTACACGGCAAGTATTGGTAAAAAGATAGGAACATTCCCATCACAAACAGCACCTACTGGAAGTTTGGAATATAACTTAAACTCTTTAAATATACCTTATTTCATTTTAGACCTAAAATCTATAAAGGAAGATAATAATGAATTGGGGAAATGGATATTAAAAAAGATTAAGTTTCGAAAAACCGGTTCTGGATCTAAAGATGATGAGTTTAGAAAAACAAATATTGCAGATTCTTTTGACTATTTGATTTTTATAAATAAATCTTCACATTCAAATTTGTTACGAGAATATTAA